From the genome of Argentina anserina chromosome 4, drPotAnse1.1, whole genome shotgun sequence, one region includes:
- the LOC126792774 gene encoding probable serine/threonine-protein kinase PBL3, whose protein sequence is MGNCLDSSAKVDTAQSSLGTSASGTSKCSSKTSPSSAGPSSLTISSYSEKSNGSSLPTPRTEGEILSSPNLNPFSFNELRNATRNFRPDSLLGEGGFGYVFKGWINETTFTAAKPGSGMVVAVKKLKPEGFQGHKEWLTEVNYLGQLHHPNLVKLIGYCFEGENRLLVYEFMPKGSLENHLFRRGPQPLSWAIRMKVAIGAARGLSFLHEAESQVIYRDFKASNILLDADFNAKLSDFGLAKAGPTGDRTHVSTQVMGTQGYAAPEYVATGRLTAKSDVYSFGVVLLELLSGRRAVDKTKVGVEQNLVDWTKPYLGDKRKLFRIMDTKLEGQYPQKSAYTAATLALQCLSPESKQRPTMSTVVATLEQLDGPKTPARVSQSEQQGVSLHNRRSPMRHHRSPLNLTPSASPLPSHRSSASVR, encoded by the exons CGTCGGGGACTTCCAAATGTTCCAGCAAAACCAGCCCTTCGTCAGCTGGTCCCTCCAGCTTAACCATTTCATCATATAGTGAAAAGAGCAATGGTTCGAGTCTTCCTACCCCAAGGACGGAAGGGGAAATATTGTCATCTCCAAATCTAAACCCGTTCTCATTCAATGAACTAAGGAATGCCACTAGGAATTTTCGCCCTGACAGTCTTCTCGGCGAGGGAGGATTTGGTTATGTTTTCAAAGGCTGGATTAATGAAACCACATTTACAGCAGCAAAACCAGGGTCAGGAATGGTTGTAGCCGTCAAGAAGCTAAAACCTGAAGGTTTCCAAGGTCACAAGGAGTGGTTG ACAGAAGTTAACTATCTTGGCCAACTCCATCATCCAAATCTCGTTAAGCTTATTGGGTACTGCTTTGAAGGTGAAAACCGGCTATTGGTGTATGAGTTCATGCCAAAAGGGAGCTTAGAGAATCATCTTTTCAGAA GAGGGCCACAACCACTTTCATGGGCAATAAGAATGAAAGTAGCCATAGGTGCTGCCAGGGGGCTAAGTTTTCTTCATGAAGCTGAATCACAAGTTATTTATCGTGATTTCAAGGCTTCCAATATTTTACTTGATGCG GACTTCAACGCAAAGCTTTCTGATTTTGGCCTGGCCAAGGCAGGTCCCACTGGTGACCGGACCCATGTTTCTACTCAAGTCATGGGTACTCAAGGCTATGCAGCACCTGAATATGTTGCCACAG GTCGATTGACTGCTAAAAGTGACGTTTATAGTTTTGGGGTTGTATTGTTGGAACTATTGTCTGGACGGCGAGCTGTTGATAAAACCAAAGTTGGCGTTGAGCAGAATCTTGTAGACTGGACAAAACCATACCTGGGTGACAAAAGAAAGCTATTTCGGATTATGGACACCAAGTTGGAAGGTCAATATCCTCAGAAATCAGCCTACACAGCTGCTACTCTGGCTTTACAGTGCCTAAGCCCAGAATCTAAACAAAGGCCTACAATGTCAACAGTTGTAGCTACACTAGAACAACTTGATGGCCCCAAAACACCTGCCAGAGTCTCTCAATCAGAGCAGCAGGGAGTTTCTCTTCATAATCGCAGGTCCCCAATGCGACATCACCGCTCTCCCTTAAATTTAACACCCAGTGCATCTCCATTGCCATCCCACCGGTCATCTGCATCTGTTCGTTGA